A section of the Methanocaldococcus sp. FS406-22 genome encodes:
- a CDS encoding IGHMBP2 family helicase: protein MNLVDLYVKKFMDLIEIERRCEMDFHKNEIIKLGKKRENVGRAILNLKGKFLGESLGCTIVRFGRKKPFKTEISPGDVVLISKENPLQSDLYANVIYVGKNFIDVAFDVDVPKWVYKERVRVDLYVNDITFKRMKEALREFARKRDKLAYIILGIEHPEKPLRENIKLEFYDKNLNESQKIAVKKAVLSKDLYLIHGPPGTGKTRTITEVIVQEVRFNKHKVLATADSNIAADNILEYLIKKYPDLKVVRVGHPTRISKDLIQHSLPYLIENHEKYQEILSLREKIKEIKEQRDKFLKPSPRWRRGMSDEQILKVAKRKKSYRGIPKEKIISMAEWIIRNRKIKRIINNLDEITEKIMNEILSEADVIVSTNSMAGSEILKGWEFDVVVIDEGSQAMEPSCLIPIVKGKKLIMAGDHKQLPPTVLSENEELKKTLFERLIKKYPEFSSILEIQYRMNEKIMEFPNKMFYDNKLKADESVKNITLLDLVKEEEIDEADRDIINEIPVQFIHVEGVERKDKESPSYYNIEEAEKVLEVVKKLVKYKIPTNVITPYDAQVRYLRRMFEEHNIDIEVNTVDGFQGRENEAIVISFVRTKNFGFLRDLRRLNVAITRAKRKLILIGNEHLLKQDKVYNEMIKWAREVEKEHK, encoded by the coding sequence TTGAATTTAGTTGATTTATATGTGAAAAAATTTATGGATTTGATTGAGATTGAAAGAAGATGTGAAATGGATTTCCACAAAAATGAGATTATAAAGTTAGGCAAAAAGAGAGAAAATGTTGGAAGAGCAATTTTAAATTTAAAAGGGAAATTTTTAGGAGAGAGCTTAGGTTGCACCATTGTAAGATTTGGTAGAAAAAAGCCCTTCAAAACAGAAATATCTCCCGGAGATGTTGTTTTAATTAGTAAAGAAAATCCATTACAGAGTGATTTGTATGCTAACGTCATTTATGTAGGAAAAAACTTTATAGATGTGGCTTTTGATGTGGATGTTCCAAAATGGGTTTATAAAGAAAGAGTTAGGGTTGATTTATACGTTAATGATATAACATTTAAAAGAATGAAAGAAGCTTTAAGAGAATTTGCAAGAAAGAGGGATAAGTTAGCTTATATAATATTAGGCATTGAACATCCAGAAAAACCTCTAAGAGAGAACATCAAATTAGAGTTTTATGATAAAAATCTAAACGAATCTCAAAAAATAGCTGTCAAAAAGGCAGTTTTAAGCAAGGACTTATACCTCATCCACGGCCCTCCGGGAACTGGAAAGACAAGAACTATAACAGAGGTTATTGTCCAAGAGGTCAGATTTAATAAGCATAAGGTTTTAGCAACTGCTGATTCAAATATAGCGGCAGATAACATCTTAGAATATCTAATCAAAAAATATCCCGATTTAAAGGTTGTCAGGGTAGGGCATCCAACACGAATTTCAAAGGATTTGATACAGCACTCTCTACCATATTTAATTGAAAACCATGAGAAATATCAAGAAATCCTCTCCCTAAGAGAAAAAATCAAAGAAATTAAGGAGCAGAGAGATAAATTTTTAAAACCCTCTCCAAGATGGAGGAGAGGAATGAGTGATGAGCAGATTTTAAAGGTAGCTAAAAGAAAAAAATCCTACAGAGGAATTCCTAAAGAAAAAATCATCAGCATGGCAGAGTGGATTATAAGAAATAGGAAGATTAAGAGAATTATCAATAACTTAGATGAAATAACAGAAAAAATTATGAATGAGATTTTAAGTGAGGCTGATGTCATTGTATCAACAAATTCAATGGCTGGTTCTGAAATCTTAAAAGGATGGGAGTTTGATGTGGTTGTTATTGATGAGGGAAGTCAAGCTATGGAGCCATCTTGCTTAATTCCAATTGTTAAAGGAAAAAAACTAATTATGGCTGGAGACCATAAGCAACTGCCACCAACTGTATTGAGTGAGAATGAAGAGTTAAAAAAGACACTATTTGAGAGGTTAATCAAAAAATATCCAGAGTTCTCTTCAATATTGGAAATTCAATATAGAATGAATGAAAAAATCATGGAATTCCCAAATAAAATGTTCTATGACAATAAATTGAAGGCAGATGAAAGCGTTAAAAACATAACCTTATTAGATTTGGTTAAAGAGGAAGAGATTGATGAAGCTGATAGAGATATTATAAATGAAATCCCAGTTCAATTTATCCACGTTGAGGGAGTTGAAAGGAAAGACAAAGAATCTCCTTCTTACTACAACATAGAGGAGGCAGAGAAGGTTTTAGAGGTTGTTAAGAAGCTTGTAAAGTATAAGATACCAACAAACGTTATAACCCCTTACGATGCCCAAGTTAGATATTTGAGGAGGATGTTTGAAGAGCATAATATAGATATAGAGGTTAATACAGTGGATGGATTTCAAGGAAGGGAGAATGAGGCTATAGTTATCTCATTTGTAAGAACAAAAAACTTTGGATTTTTAAGGGACTTGAGGAGGCTGAATGTTGCCATAACAAGGGCTAAGAGGAAGTTAATTTTGATAGGTAATGAGCATTTGTTAAAGCAAGATAAAGTTTATAATGAGATGATTAAATGGGCAAGGGAGGTTGAGAAAGAGCATAAATAG
- a CDS encoding radical SAM protein encodes MISLDLSQYRMITDVKNKDNTLILEINKIYEVEVEIPYKEVEIDGSIIKINAHPKRAENIKVGILNLISYSIANNLKSKITKRKTIYINEPIPLIGHTAFGLIERGRNIIQVRGHCGCNLNCIFCSVDEGEFSKTRKNDYYVDLDYLIENYKKIVNFKENKFIEAHLDGQGEPSLYYPLVDLVQELAEINKKGNGIVSMQTNGTVLNYKLIDELAEAGLHRINLSINALDERMAKMLSGRRDYDIEKILDIAEYIKNSKIHLLIAPLLLPNINDEEFKRVIDYAVDLDLRVKQNIINPLTGKKDPILGCQLCRVYQLGRRPKKMKVWDFEKFYDLLRKYELEYKKRGIEVKLITSPKDFGTHKRKRLPYPFKVGEITKVKVVLDGRVKGEVLGVAKDRVIQIINCNNEQNLIGKTVKVRILRNKDNIIVAEQI; translated from the coding sequence ATGATAAGCTTAGATTTATCACAATATAGGATGATAACAGATGTTAAAAACAAAGATAACACTTTAATCCTTGAAATAAACAAAATTTATGAGGTTGAGGTTGAAATTCCTTATAAAGAAGTAGAAATTGATGGTTCAATAATAAAAATTAATGCTCATCCAAAAAGAGCTGAAAATATAAAGGTTGGGATTCTAAACTTAATCTCTTACAGCATTGCCAACAATTTAAAGAGTAAGATAACAAAAAGAAAAACTATATATATAAATGAGCCAATTCCTTTGATTGGGCATACTGCTTTTGGTTTAATTGAAAGAGGGAGGAATATAATTCAGGTTAGAGGACATTGTGGCTGTAATTTAAACTGCATTTTTTGTTCTGTAGATGAGGGAGAGTTTTCTAAAACAAGAAAGAATGATTACTACGTTGATTTAGATTATTTAATTGAAAATTACAAAAAAATTGTTAATTTTAAGGAAAATAAATTTATTGAGGCACACTTAGACGGACAGGGAGAGCCAAGCCTTTATTATCCATTAGTTGATTTAGTCCAGGAGTTGGCAGAGATAAATAAAAAAGGTAACGGCATTGTTTCCATGCAAACTAATGGGACGGTTTTAAATTATAAATTAATAGATGAGTTAGCGGAGGCAGGATTGCATAGGATAAACTTATCTATCAATGCCTTAGATGAAAGAATGGCTAAAATGCTTTCTGGTAGGAGAGATTATGATATTGAGAAGATTTTAGATATTGCCGAATATATAAAGAACTCTAAGATTCATCTATTGATAGCCCCTCTCCTACTACCAAATATAAATGATGAAGAATTTAAGAGAGTTATTGACTATGCTGTTGATTTAGATTTAAGAGTTAAGCAGAATATTATAAATCCTTTAACTGGTAAAAAAGACCCTATTTTAGGTTGTCAATTATGTAGGGTTTATCAGTTAGGTAGAAGACCTAAAAAAATGAAAGTTTGGGATTTTGAGAAGTTTTATGATTTGTTAAGGAAATATGAGTTAGAATACAAGAAGAGAGGTATTGAAGTTAAACTCATAACTTCACCAAAGGATTTTGGAACGCATAAAAGGAAGAGGTTGCCATATCCGTTTAAAGTTGGTGAGATAACAAAAGTAAAAGTTGTTTTAGATGGGAGAGTTAAAGGAGAGGTTTTAGGAGTTGCTAAAGATAGAGTAATTCAGATAATTAACTGCAATAATGAGCAAAATTTGATAGGAAAGACTGTTAAAGTGAGAATTTTGAGAAATAAGGATAATATAATTGTTGCTGAGCAAATATAA
- a CDS encoding UbiX family flavin prenyltransferase, protein MKIIVCITGASGAVYAKRLLEVLKDKAEINLIISNSAKKIIKEELNIDWKEIKKLATNYYENDDFFSPIASGSNKFDAVIVIPCSMKTLSAIANGYSANLIVRVCDIALKERRKLIIMPREMPLNSIHLENMLKLSNLGAIIMPPIPAFYHKPKSIDDIINFVVGRVLDILGIENSLFKRWGNV, encoded by the coding sequence ATGAAGATTATTGTTTGTATAACTGGAGCAAGCGGAGCTGTTTATGCAAAAAGATTATTAGAAGTTTTAAAAGACAAAGCTGAAATAAATTTAATTATATCAAATTCGGCCAAAAAAATAATTAAAGAGGAACTAAATATTGATTGGAAGGAAATAAAAAAATTAGCAACGAACTATTATGAAAATGATGATTTTTTCTCTCCAATAGCATCTGGTTCAAACAAATTTGATGCCGTTATTGTCATACCTTGCTCAATGAAAACGTTGTCAGCCATAGCTAATGGATACTCAGCAAATTTAATAGTTAGAGTCTGTGACATAGCATTAAAAGAGCGAAGAAAATTAATAATTATGCCGAGAGAAATGCCACTAAATAGCATACATTTAGAGAATATGCTTAAATTATCAAATTTGGGAGCCATAATAATGCCTCCAATTCCAGCTTTTTACCACAAACCAAAGAGTATTGATGATATAATTAATTTTGTTGTAGGAAGAGTTTTAGATATTTTAGGAATAGAAAATAGCTTATTTAAAAGATGGGGAAATGTTTAG
- a CDS encoding signal recognition particle protein Srp54: MLDKLGENLNKALNKLKTAAFVDKKLIKEVIKDIQRALIQADVNVKLVLKMSKEIERRALEEKTPKGLSKKEHIIKIVYEELVKLLGEEAKKLELNPKKQNIILLVGIQGSGKTTTAAKLARYIQKRGLKPALIAADTYRPAAYEQLKQLAEKIHVPIYGDETRTKSPVDIVKEGMEKFKKADVLIIDTAGRHKEEKGLLEEMKQIKEITNPDEIILVIDGTIGQQAGIQAKAFKEAVGEIGSIIVTKLDGSAKGGGALSAVAETKAPIKFIGIGEGIDDLEPFDPKKFISRLLGMGDLESLLEKAEDMVDEKTEESIDAIMRGKFTLNELMTQLEAIENMGSMKKILSMIPGFGGAMPKELSHLTEAKIKKYKVIISSMTKEERENPKIIKASRIRRIARGSGTTENDVREVLKYYETTKNAIDKLRKGKMLRIGGPLGQIMRQLMFKEG; the protein is encoded by the coding sequence ATGCTCGATAAATTGGGAGAAAACTTAAACAAAGCTTTAAATAAATTAAAAACCGCTGCTTTTGTCGATAAAAAATTAATAAAAGAAGTTATAAAAGATATTCAAAGGGCTTTAATACAGGCGGATGTCAATGTAAAACTAGTTTTAAAGATGAGTAAGGAGATAGAAAGAAGAGCCTTAGAGGAAAAAACACCAAAAGGGCTATCAAAGAAAGAACATATCATAAAAATTGTTTATGAAGAATTGGTTAAGTTATTGGGAGAAGAGGCAAAAAAATTAGAATTGAACCCAAAAAAACAGAATATTATTTTATTGGTAGGGATTCAGGGTAGTGGAAAAACAACAACTGCCGCAAAATTAGCAAGATATATCCAAAAAAGGGGACTAAAACCTGCTTTAATTGCTGCTGATACTTATAGGCCTGCTGCTTACGAGCAATTAAAACAGTTAGCTGAAAAAATCCACGTGCCAATATATGGGGATGAAACAAGAACAAAATCACCTGTAGATATTGTTAAAGAGGGAATGGAGAAATTTAAGAAGGCGGATGTTTTAATCATAGATACTGCTGGAAGACATAAAGAGGAAAAAGGTTTATTAGAAGAGATGAAACAAATTAAAGAGATAACAAATCCAGATGAAATTATTTTGGTTATAGATGGAACTATAGGACAACAAGCTGGAATTCAAGCTAAAGCGTTTAAAGAGGCGGTTGGAGAGATTGGAAGTATTATAGTTACAAAGTTAGATGGTTCTGCTAAGGGAGGGGGAGCTTTAAGTGCAGTTGCTGAGACAAAAGCTCCTATAAAGTTTATTGGTATTGGGGAGGGGATAGATGATTTAGAACCATTTGACCCTAAAAAGTTTATATCTCGACTGTTAGGGATGGGAGATTTAGAGAGCTTATTAGAAAAAGCAGAAGATATGGTTGATGAGAAAACTGAAGAAAGTATAGATGCAATAATGAGGGGAAAATTTACTTTAAATGAATTGATGACTCAATTAGAAGCAATTGAAAACATGGGTTCAATGAAAAAAATCCTTAGTATGATTCCTGGATTTGGAGGGGCAATGCCTAAAGAGCTTTCTCATTTAACTGAAGCAAAGATAAAGAAATATAAAGTAATTATAAGCTCAATGACTAAGGAAGAGAGAGAAAATCCAAAGATTATCAAAGCTTCAAGAATTAGAAGAATTGCAAGAGGTTCTGGAACAACAGAAAATGATGTTAGAGAGGTTTTAAAGTATTACGAAACTACAAAAAATGCTATAGATAAGCTGAGAAAAGGTAAAATGCTAAGAATTGGAGGACCATTAGGGCAAATAATGAGGCAGTTAATGTTTAAGGAAGGATAA
- a CDS encoding homocysteine biosynthesis protein yields MKTIKEINEKIKKGEAVVVTAEEMIKIVEEEGAKKAADYVDVVTTGTFGAMCSSGVFINFGHADPPIKMLKIYLNNVEAYGGLAAVDAYIGAAQPNEDPDVDIDYGGAHVIEDLVRGKEVELYAEGYTTDCYPRKDVNVRITLDDVNQAIMVNPRNCYQTYAAATNSREEKIYTYMGILLPEYNNVHYSGAGQLNPLQNDYNPETKSFNTIGIGTKIFLGGGVGYVIGEGTQHNPPFGTLMVKGDLKQMNPKFIRAATMPRYGSTLYVGIGIPIPVLNEKIAERCAIRDEDIEVPIYDYGVPRRDRPLIAKTNYKVLRSGKITLRVNIDGKDVEKTVKTGSVSSYKMAREVAETLKQWILDGRFLLSERVDNLGKAENKPMKSPITLVKDILSKPPITAQSNISIMEAAKILIKHNINHLPIVDEHGKLVGIITSWDIAKALAQNKRTIEEIMTRNVITAHEDEPADHVARKMSKNNISGVPVVDDYRRVVGVVTSEDISRLFGGKK; encoded by the coding sequence ATGAAAACAATCAAAGAGATTAATGAAAAAATTAAAAAAGGAGAGGCTGTTGTTGTGACAGCGGAAGAGATGATAAAAATTGTTGAAGAAGAAGGAGCTAAGAAAGCAGCTGATTATGTTGATGTTGTTACAACTGGAACCTTTGGAGCCATGTGTTCATCTGGTGTGTTTATAAACTTTGGACATGCAGACCCACCAATAAAGATGCTAAAAATTTACTTAAACAATGTTGAAGCCTATGGAGGTTTAGCTGCTGTTGATGCTTATATAGGAGCTGCACAACCAAACGAAGACCCAGATGTAGATATTGACTATGGAGGGGCACATGTTATAGAGGATTTGGTTAGAGGGAAGGAAGTTGAGCTTTATGCTGAGGGTTACACAACAGATTGCTATCCAAGAAAGGATGTTAATGTTAGAATAACGTTAGATGATGTTAATCAGGCAATTATGGTTAATCCAAGAAACTGCTACCAAACTTACGCTGCAGCAACAAACAGTAGGGAAGAGAAGATATACACATACATGGGTATTTTGCTTCCTGAATATAATAACGTCCATTACTCAGGAGCTGGGCAGTTAAACCCTCTTCAGAACGATTACAACCCAGAAACAAAATCATTTAACACAATAGGCATTGGAACAAAGATTTTCTTAGGGGGAGGAGTTGGATATGTAATTGGAGAGGGAACACAGCATAACCCACCATTTGGAACATTGATGGTTAAAGGAGATTTAAAGCAGATGAATCCTAAATTTATAAGAGCTGCTACAATGCCAAGGTATGGAAGCACGTTATATGTTGGTATAGGCATTCCAATTCCAGTTTTAAATGAAAAGATAGCTGAGAGATGTGCTATTAGGGATGAAGATATAGAAGTGCCAATCTATGATTACGGAGTTCCAAGAAGGGATAGGCCGTTAATAGCAAAAACAAACTATAAAGTGTTGAGGAGTGGAAAAATAACTTTAAGGGTTAATATAGATGGGAAAGATGTTGAAAAAACTGTAAAAACTGGCTCTGTCTCAAGTTATAAGATGGCAAGAGAAGTTGCTGAAACTCTCAAACAGTGGATTTTGGATGGAAGATTTTTATTATCTGAGAGAGTTGATAATCTTGGTAAAGCTGAAAACAAGCCAATGAAGTCGCCAATAACATTGGTTAAGGATATTTTAAGCAAGCCACCAATAACTGCCCAAAGCAATATATCCATTATGGAAGCTGCTAAAATTCTGATAAAGCATAATATAAATCATCTCCCTATAGTTGATGAACATGGAAAGTTAGTGGGGATAATAACATCGTGGGACATAGCTAAAGCCCTTGCTCAAAACAAGAGAACAATTGAAGAGATTATGACAAGGAATGTTATAACTGCCCATGAAGATGAACCAGCTGACCATGTGGCAAGAAAGATGAGCAAAAATAACATTTCAGGAGTTCCTGTGGTTGATGACTACAGAAGAGTTGTAGGGGTTGTAACATCTGAAGACATCTCAAGATTATTCGGAGGGAAAAAATGA
- a CDS encoding 4Fe-4S binding protein, with protein sequence MRKRIYYWTDSEHINKPVISDTILNTGVKINILKAKVEPQEAFLILELFGSKETIEKALDYLSKFGEVEEISKVIKRDLDKCVHCGCCITQCPINVIYMDEEYNVVFKEEDCVGCKNCLKACPFKAIEIFE encoded by the coding sequence ATGAGAAAGAGAATATACTACTGGACAGATTCAGAGCATATAAATAAACCAGTTATCTCTGACACTATATTAAATACAGGAGTTAAAATAAATATATTAAAAGCCAAGGTAGAGCCACAGGAAGCATTTTTAATATTAGAATTGTTTGGTAGTAAAGAAACAATAGAGAAAGCTTTAGATTATTTATCAAAATTTGGAGAAGTTGAAGAAATTTCTAAAGTTATAAAAAGGGATTTGGATAAGTGTGTGCATTGTGGCTGTTGCATAACCCAATGTCCAATTAATGTGATTTATATGGATGAAGAGTATAATGTTGTATTCAAAGAGGAGGATTGTGTTGGTTGTAAAAACTGCCTAAAAGCTTGCCCATTCAAAGCAATTGAGATTTTTGAATAA
- a CDS encoding pantoate kinase, with product MFAPGHITGFFTIYKHSDKLKTGSTGAGITVDNGVSLELKEGRGNVFYNNERVDICAVEKVVEHYKKFGYNENYDIIFSSNFPLGSGLGMSGACALVLAKKLNEMLNLNDNYVEIAHISEVECGTGLGDVIAQYVKGFVIRKAPGFPIDVEKIVVGDDYYVIIEIFGKKETKEIITNEKWIKKINEFGNKCLNELLKNPTLENFVRLSYEFAVNTELIDDRILDVCNDLKFTVGASQSMLGNTLFCISKKETLEDAISILKSPIVCKVYY from the coding sequence ATGTTTGCTCCAGGGCATATAACAGGATTTTTTACAATTTATAAACACTCTGATAAATTAAAAACAGGTTCTACAGGAGCCGGAATTACTGTAGATAATGGTGTGAGTTTAGAATTAAAAGAAGGAAGAGGAAATGTTTTTTATAACAATGAGAGAGTAGATATCTGTGCCGTTGAAAAGGTTGTTGAGCATTATAAAAAATTTGGTTACAATGAGAATTATGATATCATCTTTTCATCTAATTTTCCTTTAGGTAGTGGATTGGGAATGTCTGGAGCTTGTGCTTTGGTATTAGCTAAAAAACTAAATGAAATGTTAAATCTAAATGATAATTATGTGGAGATAGCTCATATAAGTGAAGTAGAGTGTGGAACTGGGTTAGGGGATGTCATAGCTCAATATGTTAAGGGCTTTGTTATAAGAAAAGCTCCTGGCTTTCCTATAGACGTTGAAAAAATAGTTGTTGGTGATGATTACTATGTTATAATTGAGATTTTTGGAAAGAAAGAGACAAAAGAGATAATTACCAATGAAAAATGGATTAAAAAGATAAATGAATTTGGCAATAAATGTTTAAATGAGCTTTTGAAAAATCCAACGTTGGAGAATTTTGTTAGGCTTTCTTATGAGTTTGCTGTAAATACTGAATTGATAGATGATAGAATTTTAGATGTTTGTAATGACTTAAAATTTACAGTTGGAGCATCTCAATCTATGTTGGGAAACACATTATTCTGCATTTCAAAAAAAGAAACCTTAGAGGATGCCATATCTATTTTAAAAAGTCCTATTGTTTGTAAAGTTTATTACTGA
- the cfbA gene encoding sirohydrochlorin nickelochelatase — protein sequence MEALVLVGHGSRLPYSKELLVKLAEKVKERNIFPIVEIGLMEFNEPTIPQAVKKAIEQGAKKIIVVPVFLAHGIHTTRDIPRLLGLIEDNHEHHHEHEHSHGHHHHHHHHHEHEKLEIPDGVEIIYREPIGADDRIVDIIIDRAFGR from the coding sequence ATGGAAGCATTAGTGTTGGTAGGACATGGAAGCAGATTACCATACAGCAAAGAGCTTTTAGTAAAGTTGGCTGAAAAGGTCAAGGAAAGGAACATATTCCCAATTGTTGAGATTGGTTTAATGGAGTTTAATGAACCAACAATCCCTCAAGCAGTTAAAAAAGCTATAGAGCAAGGAGCTAAAAAAATCATTGTTGTTCCTGTTTTCTTAGCTCATGGTATCCATACAACAAGAGATATTCCAAGATTGTTGGGGTTGATTGAAGATAACCATGAACATCATCATGAGCATGAACACAGCCATGGACATCACCATCATCACCACCATCATCACGAACATGAAAAATTAGAGATTCCAGATGGTGTTGAAATTATCTATAGAGAGCCAATAGGTGCTGATGATAGAATAGTTGATATTATTATCGATAGGGCGTTTGGGAGATAA
- a CDS encoding site-2 protease family protein, giving the protein MDTSKLILIIAIIIWLILYGIRDSINLKTYGGVFGILRTKIGMKTIEKLGKYKIWQKIGIISIPICVILGFLMLLNLISMSIKLLSGTLPKEAAKPVVFLFGDVIPWIPGIIALLIAISVHELAHGIFAKSFGIKVKSSGILLLLGLPLGAFVELGDEFKTAEKKVRGAIASAGPMANLLIFLISIPLLSFSYTLPTELKIIDVKEPASEFLQKGDIIYEINGKRINSLEDFREFAKTIEPNKEYEIKVLRYNKILTYKIISSDEGKIGVMVSPTEGTALFINTIYWTYWFNFLLALFNLLPAMPLDGFHVWNAFPELLKERKNRFIAKIGKILELFINEKTLGSITLLVWWIILGSILYSMW; this is encoded by the coding sequence ATGGATACATCTAAGCTTATATTAATTATAGCTATAATTATCTGGCTGATTTTATATGGAATCAGAGATTCAATAAATTTAAAAACATATGGAGGAGTTTTTGGAATCTTAAGAACCAAAATAGGAATGAAGACTATAGAAAAACTTGGAAAATATAAAATTTGGCAGAAGATTGGAATTATATCAATACCAATATGTGTAATACTTGGATTTTTAATGCTTCTAAATCTCATAAGCATGAGTATAAAGCTATTATCTGGAACTTTACCAAAGGAGGCAGCTAAACCCGTTGTGTTTTTGTTTGGAGATGTAATCCCATGGATTCCGGGAATTATAGCTCTATTAATAGCCATTTCTGTGCATGAGTTAGCTCACGGCATATTTGCTAAATCCTTTGGAATTAAGGTTAAAAGCTCTGGAATTTTGCTATTATTAGGATTACCATTAGGAGCTTTTGTTGAGTTGGGAGATGAGTTCAAAACTGCAGAGAAAAAGGTTAGGGGAGCTATTGCTTCAGCAGGACCTATGGCCAATTTATTGATTTTTTTGATATCCATTCCTTTACTATCATTTAGCTATACTTTACCAACAGAGCTAAAAATCATTGATGTTAAAGAGCCAGCATCAGAGTTTTTACAGAAAGGAGATATCATTTATGAGATTAATGGTAAAAGAATAAATTCATTGGAAGATTTTAGAGAGTTTGCAAAAACCATAGAGCCAAATAAAGAGTATGAGATAAAAGTTTTAAGATATAATAAAATACTGACATATAAAATCATTAGTTCTGATGAAGGGAAGATAGGAGTTATGGTTTCCCCAACAGAAGGTACGGCATTATTTATAAATACAATATACTGGACATACTGGTTCAATTTCTTATTAGCTTTATTTAACTTACTCCCAGCAATGCCTTTGGATGGCTTCCATGTATGGAATGCATTTCCAGAGCTATTAAAAGAGAGAAAAAACAGATTTATTGCAAAAATAGGGAAAATATTGGAGCTATTTATAAATGAAAAAACCTTAGGTTCAATAACCCTTCTAGTTTGGTGGATTATTTTAGGAAGTATTTTATATTCTATGTGGTAA